In Bombyx mori chromosome 15, ASM3026992v2, the sequence TAAATCATCTGACAAGTAAAGTTTTCAAAGTGAATAGTACCTAACATAAACTCACGAACAATTTCGATATTGAAGGAATAGCACTCTCAAAGTTGGTACACGTAATACTGATGGTAAGATGTATCGCGAGGGTAGACCACCCATAGGTACTATCATCGTGTTTATTTCTAGAAACATTGGGtcgttcattttggtatatttttacAGTCCAGAGGTTTGTATGAAACTCCAGCTGGCACCGTATTACATGTGGCGCACGTTGATTTGGAAGCATTCACCCTCGACAGAGAAGTACTGAGGTACAGTTTCTTATTGTGATGGAAATAACTTACAAGCAATCGTGGAAGTGAAGTTTGTCAgcttgtttttattgaaaaattttaaaaacccATAGTTACATACGAAAGTGTGTTTGTTGTCCTTTTTTAACGTTGTAACGAAAGAACCGATTGACATGATTTTCAAAGCGATAGTATCACACCAGGCGAATGACAAAGGCTACGGCTTTTATTCggaaaaaacatattatttccaCGGGAAACTATTCTTGACACTTTTCTTGTGACAACGCAGACGAAGCCGTGGGTAACAGCtagtagaaatataataatgatctTCTAAATTGCAGAGTGaaaaaatatctacaagataAAATGGCTGATTTTGTATATAACGGATTTTGGTTTTCACCGGAAGCAGCTTTTACAAGGAAATGCCTGGAACTATCCCAGGAGTCTGTTACTGGAACTGTTACCGTTCAGTTATTCAAAGGAAACGGTTAGTACGAATATGAACACAAATAGGCCAGGTTTTAATTTGATATAAAATTACGCATAAAATAACATtccttttgaaaataaaaccttttataatatttgatgAATATTACGAacggtgaaaggctatttggtctaagtgacatttatatttgtagTTAAAGGtgctttttatttggtattcgaTGTTTTTACTTGAGCGTCAATTAAGTTTACGCCactgaaatagctgaagaagtttgttttgtcatggtttttttccaaattttggaCTTCAAATGTCTCTCTTGTAAAGTtgtaaaatgtcgcttaaatagCCTCTCGATTAGATTTGATGACTATTGATTTGATGTATAGCTGGATTCTgtgtgaatttaaaaaatctcagGTGAATCGGGCCGCGGTGCCCTTACGAGGATCGATATGAAATAATCGCAAATTTGAATCATTATAGTAATTTAATATGGTTTCTGTGACTTTTTTTAATcgatatttgagtcgactattatcaaagccggcaatgtgacttttggacaattattggtaaatcagaaaaacgaattattgactttgtattccactggcagtcacaaaactcttctgaacgacatcttagataaataacaggttaagtattaacctttatttaatgcaggttttgaaccgtattctttgaaggagacgattatattcaaatcaatctgtattgacatatcaataacatttttttctccaaatgcacagattgccacctttgataatagacgactcatttgtcgAATAAAACCTTAATTTGTTGCAGTTACCGTTCTGGCAAGAAAAAGTCCAAACAGTTTATACAACAAGGACCTGGTGTCCATGGATATCGCCGGAGGCTTTTCTCCTGAAGATAGTACCGGTTTTATCAATATTAACGCAATTCGCTTGAAGGAATTCGCAAGATTATCCAATctgaaataaatatagataatgGCTTAAAGTtcatttaattgtaataatatttttgaatttaaaatttaatacagcAAAATAAAACATGTGCTTACTAATCATAAAGgaactacaaaaaaatgtttatttatttgatacggATTCCATCCacgttgtttcccgagcgctacgaaGTATGTGGGTGATATATGGTGATGGTAtatgggtctgcggagggactttggttccctctgtattctgtaccgcatgttccatggggagtgctctgaggaattgttcgagatgataccggcatctcgtttttaccatcgcaccgcccgccaccggagtagagttcatccatactacctggagccactgcggtcatccacagtgcgtttccagagatcttttttgccacgtaccatccggctatggaatgagctcccctccacggtgtttcccgagcgctatgacatgtccttcttcaaacgaggcttgtggagagtattaagcggtaggcagcggcttggctctgcccctggcattgctgaagtccatgggcgacggtaaccactcaccatcaggtgggccgtatgctcgtctgcctacaagggcaataaaaaaaaaaaaaaaaaaaaaaaagtatctgcCTTCAAAGTTTAAACAAGATTTGAAAATAGTCATCGGCGAATTCGGCGATAGACAACGGCTTgtctgtgcccctggcattattgTTATGTATGATCTACGGTGGCCCTATTACATACAATCAGATCGTATCACGCCATATTAGTTTTCTTCTCACAGTTTTTCTCCTACTATAAATCCTACAATTTCTCCAAGCTCATTCAGAAGAAGTCAAGCCCTGGTTTTTAAGAAGAGTGTTAGTAAAGTATGAGAAGTTTCTAAGAACAGCCTGAACCAGTCATCTCTGGTACAGTCCTGCGAGAATATTACCCGAGCTacatcgtttgcctacgtttaccgtcaggagcgctgttccaactgcatacaaaattgggctaacttttaggtacgctatcgagaacgataAAAAACTTACACTAAGCGCACTGTACTGTAGAGTTCTTGTGACACGTCATAAGGCAACATTTGACTACACAGTTTACATTTCTCACATAAATACAAAACTAATACTCAAAAACCATCAATATACTCCAAATATTGTTCATTTTACAGTAATTTTAGACATTGTTAGAAAATATAACTGCATAACACAACGTCACATTTAAGCTCCTGCCAAAAAATCCTGTTTTTACTTTCTTGGTATATTACAACGGTTAATAAACTTGGCATTAATTAGGCATTTTTTACTACAGACTTTGGCAGGATTTGGCAGGTTTTCAACGAAAGTAAGGCAGAATCTATAGTTAAGAAATGGTCACACTGTATGGcactttttgaaaatttttctccaaaaaaaaaatgaaaatagcaaactcccaaaaaaaatatttgaaaacagcgactttttggcgggaacgcgatgagtgaagttgtgtgatttgttttatttttgtctattttgtgtttcttcagatttaagtgtgtaataacggtggtttattaactgtttaatatctgtgaaagtgcacaaatgtggaaaataaaacaaagccgttagaagtaacttctcgggatcctccaaaaagtccactgaaaaaatctcagtaaatgaccaccatttgactgatattatttttcatccaATATCATCTATTTTCCTTtagtttcatcccagttgattaatgtctcaaattaatcatcttcgtttcatttcatttcactccactTTATCattcttcataaaaataagaataaaaactaaaataagacatgacttaaaggtcttagttaccaggtcttaaaatcccttaaaaaagtaTATAGAAAATAGCAAATAGCCGACTTTTCGTTATGTTCTTTGGATAAGTTCATGTTATTTGATGTTATTATTTCTAATTTCTCATCTTGGTAGGTACATTCTACTCTTGTTGTGTACTAAATTGCACCACACAGTTACTAATTTTGTGTACAAAAAGTAAAGTAACTTTAGGGTTGAGTTGTTTTGTTACATCTCTATTGTAGACTGccgaaaatataacaaaaagtgATACGAATGAATTAAAAGCTACGCCAGTTTAAGCAACAAAGAACAAACCAACATGCAGCGGAGTCTACCTCAGAATAAAGAAGCACTTCTTAAATCGTACACTACAAGATTAAAAGAAGATGTCAAAAGCATGTTAGAGAATTTTGAAGGTAAATAGTATTTGTTTTATAGAACAGAAGGTACCATTGATAAacatacctaatttttttaacaagttTACCGACAAACGAATCTTATCATTTATGATAAAACTATCTTAAATTTATTGTtgcagaaataataaaattggcaAAAGTAGAGAATGAATCTCAATTAAACAGAATGACGCAAATAGAACAAGACACATTTGAAATGCAAGTCAGGGCTGCTAATATAGGTAATATTATACTTTAATATAGGTAATATTatacaacaaatgttcacgattgatttccactgtgaaggaataacatcttgtaataaaaatgaaacctgtaaagttataattttgtgtaattactggtggtaggacctcttgtgagtccgtgcgggtgggtgccaccaccctgcctatttctgctgtgaagcagtaatgcgtttcggtttgaagggtggggcagtcgttgtaactatatgtgAGACCTtggaaattatatctcaaggtgggtggcgcatttacgttgtggatgtctatgggctccagtaaccacttaacaccagttgggctgtgagatcgtccacccacctaagaaaaaagaaaaaaaaaaactgactacACTAACACTAAATGCATTAATGAAGAAATTTTTTGATTCATAATctgaaaaaaataagaaatctcATTAATGCGCAAATCTTATTAATGCCGCTTCATAGGATAAATTCTTATAACACAGTAATGCTTAACtataaattgctatttttatgaaTTGTTTTAAGAATTAAACCTTTTTGTATTCAAAAAACTCATAAAACTTAACTTACTTTTCTTGGCTTAATAAAGTTATGCAATGAAAGAAGccacatatataatatttatgaatattaatataatcaAATTTTATAGTAATGGTAAAAGTTCTGCCAACGTAAGGGGTGCTCCaaaattgataattattttcttgttGAATGTATAAAATGGAATAGGATTgcaacaattttaataaaaataatgttaatattaatttcagTCAGAGCTGGAGAATCACTTATGAAACTAGtatcagatattaaacagtattTAATTCTCAATGACTTTCCATCAGTCAATGAAGCCATTACccaaaattcaaaattgtttCGTACAAAACAACAAGAGTGTGACCAGAAATTAATGTCTTTACGGGATGATATTGCAGCAGATTTATATGATTTAGAAGATGAATATTTTACCAGTATTTATaagtaaatgttaattttttatataagcGAAATGTTCTTGAAAGTGAATCCTTTATTTAATTAGTTCTGtatgtacttaaaattaatGATCACTGTAAATACCAAATCTGTCTGTGTTGTTTaccaacaataaaatataagtttgtATTGCATTATTGAAACTAGTTGTAGCATAAATACTgatcttaaaatttaaattgaggTATTGATACATCATACAAGCTATAACATGACACAATGTGAACTAGTAGTAgtataattataaacatacatattataataaaagagattgtaaacattttaattattatgactTATTTTGTATaagcataaataaaatgatCCATTAAGTTTAAAAGTAAACGTTTCATtaacttaatataataaaacctATACTATGTTCCAATCATTgacatttaatttgaatataatagtAGCTGGGActgaattaaatataataattttcactaccCAGTTATTCTGaagtatagtaaccggcaaacttcttgagcaaatgaccttgactgcgcagaaccgaattttagatcactttggtggtgagggtgaggcgcgacggcaggggaaatcgtatcgagcgcgttattggtagatcagtcgaaccttgcgtcccgcaccgcgcccttgttccgcttgctcccaaaagtacgcttgcgtatagtgaaaagtctatcgttattaatcgttaagttatttgttataattgcttgttgactttgttgccattgctatttgtcgagggtttgttgattttttataaaaaatacactatgcagtgacaaactggtgtagtattcaaaagaaagggtagaaaaattgtgtacgacgtatattgcttcattataaaacaggggaagaatgatatggaaaaagtaaaacagacttcggaagcaacaaaaacatcagtgagtactgttaggtgcattattaacgaagctaaaggctctggcttgctcgccgtgtttcggactccagGTAAGAAAAGaccagggaagaagaaagttaccggaatggatagtttcatTCAATCTGTGATAAAAAAGATGtattcataataactacataacaagcagcgaaactccgtaccgtagaaaggcttcgaaaaatttaaagaagatataaattttaatggctcgaaatgaagtttacgacgaattatgaaagagctaagCTTCAGATGgaataaaaaacagaaaataatcggaagctggtaattgaaaaaagttacattcgattactatgaatcgaatatcttcaaaaaataattaattatagacaaaaaagaagaccgaaccgaccgagttataaactacaccgatgagcactatgtcgactcatcacgatgatagcgactctgGTGATAAAAAC encodes:
- the LOC732905 gene encoding surfeit 5 (The RefSeq protein has 1 substitution compared to this genomic sequence), whose product is MQRSLPQNKEALLKSYTTRLKEDVKSMLENFEEIIKWAKVENESQLNRMTQIEQDTFEMQVRAANIVRAGESLMKLVSDIKQYLILNDFPSVNEAITQNSKLFRTKQQECDQKLMSLRDDIAADLYDLEDEYFTSIYK